In Streptomyces violaceusniger Tu 4113, one DNA window encodes the following:
- a CDS encoding ArsR/SmtB family transcription factor: MVSVKQARQPTPDEITLIDVIGALNDPIRVGLIRVLADDREHGWGELRAPVAKSTLSHHLRVLRDAGVTRTRQEGTRCFVTLRSDDLNTRFPGLLNAVLDAAHRDDVGSHVGLADDPPAA; this comes from the coding sequence ATGGTCTCCGTGAAACAGGCGCGACAACCCACTCCGGACGAGATCACCCTCATCGACGTGATAGGGGCGCTCAACGACCCCATCCGGGTCGGCCTGATACGGGTACTCGCCGACGACCGCGAACACGGATGGGGCGAACTGCGTGCGCCAGTGGCCAAGTCCACCCTCAGCCATCACCTGCGCGTGCTCCGGGACGCAGGCGTCACCCGCACCCGGCAGGAAGGCACCCGCTGCTTCGTCACACTACGCAGCGACGACCTCAACACCCGCTTCCCAGGGCTGCTGAACGCCGTTCTCGACGCCGCCCACCGCGACGACGTCGGCTCCCACGTCGGCCTCGCCGACGACCCGCCGGCCGCCTGA
- a CDS encoding SDR family NAD(P)-dependent oxidoreductase produces the protein MSVKPPADLAERVVIVTGAGSGIGRATARAFAQAGARVLGVGRRIDALEETAAGHPAIVAHSADLSGPGAPEEVVNAAVDRWGQVDVLVNNAGATKIMPLADTTDRAITDLFGLNVVAPSLLAREALPHLRRSRGSIVNISSTYGHRPLPGGAHYAASKAALEQLTRSWAVELAADGIRVNALAPGPTESQALAAAGLPEATIEQIKHEEASRIPLGRRGDPDEVAAWILRLADPATTWLTGQILTIDGGLELT, from the coding sequence ATGAGCGTCAAGCCCCCCGCAGATCTCGCCGAACGCGTGGTCATCGTCACCGGCGCCGGATCCGGTATCGGCCGGGCCACGGCGCGCGCCTTCGCCCAAGCCGGTGCCCGGGTCCTGGGAGTCGGCCGCCGAATCGACGCTCTTGAGGAGACCGCCGCCGGGCATCCCGCGATCGTCGCCCATTCGGCCGACCTGAGCGGCCCAGGAGCACCGGAGGAAGTGGTCAACGCCGCGGTTGATCGCTGGGGGCAGGTGGACGTGCTGGTCAACAACGCCGGAGCCACCAAGATCATGCCGCTGGCCGACACCACCGACAGGGCCATTACCGACCTGTTCGGCCTCAACGTCGTCGCCCCCAGCCTGCTGGCCCGTGAGGCGCTGCCGCACCTGCGCCGGAGCCGGGGCTCGATAGTCAACATCTCGAGCACCTACGGCCACCGGCCGTTGCCGGGCGGCGCCCACTACGCGGCGTCCAAGGCCGCCCTCGAACAGCTCACCCGCAGTTGGGCAGTGGAACTCGCCGCCGACGGCATCCGCGTCAATGCCCTCGCCCCCGGCCCGACGGAAAGCCAGGCCCTTGCCGCTGCCGGACTCCCCGAGGCGACCATCGAACAGATCAAGCACGAAGAAGCCTCGCGCATCCCCCTCGGCCGCCGCGGCGACCCCGACGAGGTAGCCGCCTGGATCCTGCGCCTGGCCGATCCAGCCACAACCTGGCTCACCGGGCAGATCCTCACCATCGACGGCGGCCTGGAACTGACCTGA
- a CDS encoding GntR family transcriptional regulator, with protein MTVPKAEQDAVDQRSLHERIAADLRDEIMSGDLPPSAKLPSTAQLKERFTASNATVQKALQLLKDEGLAVGRAGAAVTVREHRQRTMRPASYMAPAAPGAPYRWISEAAGHQARGSSRLLDVTEIRPPADVAEALRLPEDGTALLRAQVLLMDDEPVELVKSYYPLELARGTAMMDRRKIKGGTPALLAELGYPPRLSVDKVSARVPTQEQYAVLDLPGNLPVLRTLRVVYSDDQRPIEATVMAKAGHLYELQYEFTPS; from the coding sequence ATGACCGTGCCGAAGGCCGAACAGGACGCAGTCGACCAGCGTTCGCTGCATGAGCGGATCGCCGCCGACCTGCGCGACGAGATCATGTCCGGCGACCTTCCTCCGAGCGCCAAGCTTCCCTCGACCGCCCAGCTCAAGGAGCGATTCACCGCCTCGAACGCGACCGTGCAGAAAGCCCTGCAGCTCCTGAAGGACGAAGGGCTGGCGGTCGGCCGCGCCGGAGCGGCCGTCACCGTACGCGAACACCGGCAGCGCACCATGCGGCCCGCCTCCTACATGGCCCCGGCCGCGCCCGGAGCACCGTACCGATGGATCAGCGAGGCCGCGGGCCACCAGGCTCGTGGAAGCAGCCGGCTCCTCGACGTCACCGAGATCCGCCCGCCCGCCGACGTCGCCGAAGCCCTGCGCCTCCCGGAGGACGGCACGGCGCTGCTGCGGGCACAGGTGCTGCTCATGGACGATGAGCCGGTGGAGCTGGTGAAGTCGTACTACCCGCTGGAGCTGGCACGGGGGACGGCGATGATGGACCGCCGCAAGATCAAGGGTGGCACCCCGGCCCTCCTCGCGGAACTGGGCTACCCGCCCCGCCTCAGCGTCGACAAGGTCTCCGCGCGGGTACCGACCCAGGAGCAGTACGCGGTGCTCGACCTACCGGGAAACCTTCCGGTCCTGCGGACGCTGCGCGTCGTCTACAGCGACGACCAGCGCCCCATCGAAGCCACGGTGATGGCCAAGGCCGGTCACCTCTACGAGCTGCAATACGAGTTCACTCCTTCCTGA
- a CDS encoding ArsR/SmtB family transcription factor translates to MPERPETRVLTGPDLKAFYKALSNPVRRDILSYLGEHGEANSTSVAKALGESTGTTSYHLRKLADLNLIAEIEEKSTGRERWWKSLMADIFTPPGLVMTADEREAAVKIGALKMTQDLSLVVSAYSGYDSAAGWNQIQRCALWMTKDQVAAFVEEYQTLLRKYATEPGDPSPDSRRMAVRLVVLPDEGRPRLALPTEADHD, encoded by the coding sequence ATGCCTGAGCGTCCTGAGACAAGGGTTCTCACCGGCCCAGACCTCAAAGCCTTCTACAAGGCGTTGTCCAACCCGGTGCGCCGAGACATCCTGAGCTACCTCGGCGAGCACGGCGAGGCGAACTCGACCAGCGTCGCCAAGGCACTCGGCGAGAGCACCGGCACCACCAGCTACCACCTGCGCAAGCTCGCCGATCTCAACCTGATCGCCGAGATCGAAGAGAAGTCCACCGGCCGTGAACGCTGGTGGAAGTCGCTTATGGCGGACATCTTCACGCCTCCAGGGCTCGTCATGACGGCCGACGAACGGGAAGCGGCGGTGAAGATCGGTGCGCTCAAGATGACGCAAGATCTGAGTCTCGTCGTGAGTGCGTACTCCGGGTACGACAGCGCGGCAGGTTGGAACCAGATCCAGCGCTGTGCCCTGTGGATGACCAAGGATCAGGTGGCAGCGTTCGTCGAGGAGTACCAGACACTGCTGCGCAAGTACGCGACGGAACCGGGGGACCCTTCTCCCGACTCGCGCCGCATGGCCGTCCGTCTTGTTGTGTTGCCCGACGAAGGGCGTCCCCGGCTGGCGCTGCCTACCGAAGCGGACCACGACTAG
- a CDS encoding GntR family transcriptional regulator: MASDAWISSSMPYLRPVEGGQGDAWGAEAAARGRRGTQRIVHAGEVSAPAAVARLLGLDDGDTVVVRRRIMYLDEEPCELTDSYYPAHIAAGTGLAGTAKIRGGAVALLAELGHVGQRVREDVTARMPGADSEERELLRIGADEPVLCLERVVLDGADRAIQADLITMPARRQRLRYELRMG; encoded by the coding sequence GTGGCCAGCGACGCGTGGATCAGTTCCTCGATGCCTTATCTGCGGCCCGTTGAGGGCGGTCAGGGCGACGCATGGGGTGCGGAAGCGGCAGCGCGCGGGAGGCGTGGGACGCAGCGCATCGTGCATGCCGGGGAGGTTTCCGCTCCGGCTGCCGTGGCCCGCCTTCTGGGACTCGACGACGGGGATACGGTCGTCGTACGGCGCCGGATCATGTACCTCGACGAGGAGCCGTGCGAGCTGACCGACTCCTATTACCCGGCGCACATCGCGGCAGGCACCGGCCTCGCGGGCACCGCGAAGATCCGTGGGGGCGCGGTGGCGCTGCTCGCCGAGTTGGGGCATGTGGGCCAGCGGGTGCGTGAGGACGTGACGGCGCGGATGCCTGGCGCGGACTCGGAGGAGCGGGAGCTGCTGCGGATCGGTGCGGACGAGCCGGTGCTATGTCTGGAGCGGGTCGTGCTCGACGGAGCCGACCGGGCCATTCAGGCCGACCTGATCACCATGCCCGCCAGGCGCCAGCGCCTGCGCTACGAACTCAGGATGGGATGA
- a CDS encoding phosphoglyceromutase, with protein MADAPYKLILLRHGESEWNAKNLFTGWVDVNLNEKGEKEAVRGGELLQDAGLLPDVVHTSLQKRAIRTAQLALEAADRLWIPVRRSWRLNERHYGALQGKDKAQTLAEFGEEQFMLWRRSYDTPPPPLEDGAEWSQSDDPRYATIPPELRPRTECLKDVVERMLPYWYDNIVPDLLTGRTVLVAAHGNSLRALVKHLDGISDADIAGLNIPTGIPLSYDLDTDFRPVNPGGTYLDPEAAKAAIEAVKNQGKKK; from the coding sequence ATGGCCGACGCACCGTACAAGCTGATCCTCCTCCGCCATGGTGAGAGCGAGTGGAACGCGAAGAACCTGTTCACCGGCTGGGTGGACGTCAATCTGAACGAGAAGGGCGAGAAGGAGGCTGTCCGCGGCGGTGAGCTGCTGCAGGACGCCGGCCTGCTCCCCGACGTGGTCCACACGTCCCTCCAGAAGCGCGCCATCCGCACCGCGCAGCTCGCCCTCGAGGCCGCCGACCGCCTCTGGATCCCGGTCCGCCGCTCCTGGCGCCTCAACGAGCGCCACTACGGCGCGCTGCAGGGCAAGGACAAGGCCCAGACCCTCGCCGAGTTCGGCGAGGAGCAGTTCATGCTGTGGCGCCGCTCGTACGACACCCCGCCGCCCCCGCTCGAGGACGGCGCCGAGTGGTCCCAGAGCGACGACCCGCGCTACGCGACCATCCCGCCCGAGCTGCGCCCCCGCACCGAGTGCCTCAAGGACGTCGTCGAGCGCATGCTGCCGTACTGGTACGACAACATCGTCCCGGACCTCCTCACCGGCCGCACCGTCCTGGTCGCCGCCCACGGCAACTCCCTCCGCGCCCTGGTCAAGCACCTCGACGGCATCTCCGACGCCGACATCGCGGGCCTGAACATCCCCACCGGCATCCCGCTCTCCTACGACCTGGACACCGACTTCCGCCCCGTCAACCCGGGCGGCACCTACCTCGACCCGGAGGCCGCGAAGGCCGCCATCGAGGCGGTAAAGAATCAGGGCAAGAAGAAGTAG
- a CDS encoding M48 family metalloprotease produces MIAAARALLALALLAVFYALVAAMVLLWGAFLAAALWTAAEPGVQTPPMSVVTACAAFAPIVFGMVWAVIRTARPAVSREDAVPVTRRGAPELWRTVEELALAVGTRPPARIRLTAEVNASVTEDAPLLGLAPGRRVLYLGMPLLACLSSAELRAVLAHELGHFSRRHSRFGAVAHRGAAGLVAARQAIQDASAANDLVRLYAGWPLLLLGLYTHVFRWLTRPVRRRQELEADREAARVAGPGAMADALRSTAALEAAWQEFLADFLAPMRRATGRIPDDPFRAFAHMVEAPEVREPLAALRARAVERPADPDDAHPALATRLERLARLPAPEPGAEPLFPGSLSPDPLAPDPLSLRSRYAVAMGRVMLSGPDAGKRVPWRDWLTELAEHRATRILTPLAEAVRGVEAAEGMGRQKAGPNAEPVAEPDARWVGEPEAGPNAEPVAEPDARWAGEPEAGPVVEPAAQPDALTIQRVLRLLESGRRMPLARALNSRLYSRLSNGERTPHPEQTEGDDPLSSLADALAVLIGAQLVAQGTAYWAMNWTGPSILVPPDGIAPETIRTWADTAVRLPGQTQRLGLHLAALGVDERAPLPGPAGGTAAGPVPGEKARRISIAPEVTGPARRRIIGVGALALTVLVGMTGLTFALWANKDEPSYPRIPVTRWNDRYQPGGGTGTDPAPYPTYQRPTFPDRPTVPTYQIPLPPPIHIDPVIPRPAP; encoded by the coding sequence ATGATCGCCGCCGCCCGCGCCCTCCTCGCCCTCGCCCTGCTCGCCGTCTTCTACGCGCTGGTCGCGGCCATGGTGCTGCTCTGGGGCGCCTTCCTCGCGGCGGCCTTATGGACCGCCGCAGAGCCGGGGGTCCAGACGCCGCCCATGAGCGTCGTCACCGCCTGCGCGGCGTTCGCCCCGATCGTCTTCGGCATGGTGTGGGCGGTGATCCGCACCGCCCGCCCCGCCGTATCGCGCGAGGACGCGGTGCCGGTGACCCGGCGCGGGGCGCCGGAGTTATGGCGCACGGTCGAGGAGCTGGCCCTCGCCGTCGGCACCCGGCCGCCCGCCCGTATCCGGCTGACCGCCGAGGTCAACGCCTCCGTCACCGAGGACGCACCGCTCCTCGGGCTCGCCCCCGGCCGACGCGTCCTCTACCTCGGAATGCCCCTGCTGGCCTGTCTGTCATCCGCCGAACTGCGCGCCGTCCTCGCCCATGAGCTGGGCCACTTCTCCCGCCGCCACAGCCGCTTCGGCGCGGTCGCCCACCGGGGCGCGGCGGGGCTGGTCGCCGCCCGGCAGGCGATCCAGGACGCGTCGGCAGCCAATGACCTGGTGCGGTTGTACGCGGGCTGGCCCCTGCTGCTGCTCGGCCTCTACACCCACGTCTTCCGCTGGCTCACCCGCCCGGTCCGGCGACGGCAGGAACTGGAGGCCGATCGCGAGGCCGCCCGGGTGGCCGGTCCGGGCGCCATGGCCGACGCGCTGCGCTCGACGGCGGCGCTGGAGGCGGCGTGGCAGGAGTTCCTCGCGGACTTCCTCGCCCCGATGCGCCGGGCGACGGGCCGGATTCCTGACGATCCGTTCCGCGCCTTCGCCCATATGGTCGAGGCCCCCGAAGTACGGGAGCCGCTGGCCGCGTTACGCGCCCGCGCCGTAGAGCGGCCCGCCGACCCCGACGACGCGCATCCGGCGCTGGCCACCCGCTTGGAACGGCTGGCGCGCCTGCCCGCCCCGGAGCCCGGCGCCGAACCTCTTTTCCCGGGCTCCCTGTCCCCGGATCCCCTCGCCCCGGACCCCCTCTCGCTACGGTCGCGGTACGCGGTCGCGATGGGCCGCGTGATGCTGTCCGGCCCGGACGCGGGTAAGCGGGTGCCGTGGCGGGACTGGCTCACCGAACTGGCCGAGCACCGCGCGACGCGGATCCTGACCCCGCTGGCCGAGGCGGTGCGCGGGGTCGAGGCGGCCGAGGGGATGGGACGCCAGAAGGCGGGGCCGAACGCGGAGCCCGTCGCGGAGCCGGACGCGAGGTGGGTCGGGGAGCCGGAAGCGGGGCCGAACGCGGAGCCCGTCGCGGAGCCGGACGCGAGGTGGGCCGGGGAGCCGGAAGCGGGACCGGTCGTGGAACCAGCCGCCCAGCCGGACGCGCTGACGATCCAGCGAGTGCTGCGGCTGCTGGAGAGCGGCCGCCGTATGCCCCTCGCCCGCGCCCTCAACTCCCGTCTGTACTCCCGTCTGTCGAACGGTGAGCGGACACCCCACCCCGAGCAGACCGAAGGCGACGATCCGCTCAGCTCCCTGGCCGACGCCCTGGCCGTGCTGATCGGAGCGCAACTGGTCGCGCAGGGGACCGCGTACTGGGCCATGAACTGGACCGGCCCCAGCATCCTCGTACCGCCCGACGGCATCGCCCCCGAAACCATTCGCACCTGGGCCGACACCGCCGTGCGGCTGCCCGGCCAGACCCAGCGGTTGGGGCTGCACCTGGCCGCCCTGGGCGTGGACGAACGCGCGCCCCTGCCCGGCCCGGCCGGGGGCACGGCGGCTGGGCCGGTGCCGGGGGAGAAGGCGCGGCGGATCAGCATCGCGCCCGAGGTCACCGGCCCCGCGCGCCGGCGCATCATCGGCGTGGGGGCGCTGGCGCTCACCGTGCTGGTGGGGATGACGGGGCTGACGTTCGCGCTGTGGGCGAACAAGGACGAGCCGAGCTACCCCCGGATCCCGGTGACCCGGTGGAACGACCGCTACCAGCCGGGCGGCGGCACCGGCACGGATCCCGCTCCCTATCCGACCTACCAGCGGCCCACTTTCCCGGACCGGCCGACGGTCCCGACCTACCAGATCCCACTGCCCCCGCCCATCCACATCGACCCCGTAATCCCCAGGCCTGCGCCGTAA
- a CDS encoding ATP-binding protein, giving the protein MPLTRQQSFTRRKPSIRATRQFVTRTLSQWGYLDRLEEIQLCVSEIATNALLHGVPPGRLFRVRIEAAEEEVRIEVRDSGPGRPTAQSPRADSENGRGLLLVGELADAWGDIEHTVGKTVWFTIKATQARGRAQ; this is encoded by the coding sequence ATGCCCCTGACGCGGCAGCAGTCCTTCACGCGACGCAAGCCATCCATTCGCGCAACGCGACAGTTCGTCACCCGCACGCTCTCCCAATGGGGTTACCTCGATCGCTTGGAGGAGATCCAGTTATGCGTATCGGAGATCGCCACCAATGCCCTCCTGCATGGCGTCCCACCGGGCCGGCTGTTCCGGGTACGGATCGAAGCGGCCGAGGAAGAGGTACGCATCGAAGTACGCGACTCCGGCCCCGGCCGACCGACCGCCCAATCCCCGCGCGCGGACAGCGAGAACGGCCGCGGCCTGCTACTCGTCGGCGAACTCGCGGACGCCTGGGGCGACATCGAGCACACGGTCGGCAAGACGGTCTGGTTCACGATCAAGGCAACGCAAGCCCGGGGACGCGCCCAGTGA
- a CDS encoding MDR family MFS transporter, which produces MSVARLKQAAKESVSGLPREFWWLWTSTLVNRLGGFVATFLAMYLTADRGYSPMFAGLVGALYGLGGAVSAVVSGVLTDRLGRRPTLLVSQVSTAVTVAVLGFVQDPVSIAVVTCLVGMTSNASRPAVQAMIADIVRPEDRVRAFALNYWAINLGFAVSAAAAGLIASHGYLTLFLGDAGMTLLCAVIVFAKVPESRPERGVVPTGSGGVDEPEVGLGSVLRDRRFMAVVGLSYLVATLIQQAFVALPVAMGAEGLSSTDYGIAIATNGALIVAVQIPVTRFLEHRDPAPLLMASALLTGGGFGLTAFAGSVGMYTVAVTVWTLGEIINSPTQMGLVARLSPTHARGRYQGMYSLSWSLASLTAPLVGGAVMDRFGADTLWASSAVVGIVAAGGYAALGRAMRNRPVGGTSEGGTSEGGTSDGGTSEGGTSEGDVAAGVGAEVAAEVAAEGVVGAGGGVRAGVGEGGGG; this is translated from the coding sequence GTGTCCGTCGCTCGACTGAAACAGGCCGCGAAGGAGAGCGTCTCGGGGTTGCCCCGGGAGTTCTGGTGGCTGTGGACCTCCACGCTGGTCAATCGGCTGGGCGGGTTCGTGGCCACCTTTCTCGCCATGTACCTGACCGCGGACCGGGGCTATTCGCCGATGTTCGCCGGGCTGGTCGGGGCGCTCTACGGGCTGGGCGGGGCGGTGTCGGCGGTGGTCTCCGGGGTGCTGACCGACCGGCTGGGGCGGCGGCCCACGCTGCTGGTCTCGCAGGTGTCGACGGCGGTCACGGTCGCCGTGCTCGGCTTCGTCCAGGATCCGGTCTCCATTGCCGTCGTGACCTGTCTGGTGGGGATGACCAGCAACGCGTCACGGCCCGCCGTGCAGGCGATGATCGCCGACATCGTCCGCCCCGAGGACCGGGTGCGGGCCTTCGCGCTCAACTACTGGGCCATCAACCTCGGCTTCGCCGTCTCCGCGGCGGCGGCCGGGCTGATCGCGAGCCACGGCTATCTCACGCTCTTCCTGGGCGACGCCGGGATGACGCTGCTGTGCGCGGTCATCGTCTTCGCCAAGGTGCCGGAGTCCCGTCCGGAGCGGGGCGTCGTCCCCACCGGGAGTGGGGGTGTGGACGAGCCGGAGGTCGGGCTGGGCTCGGTGCTGCGGGACCGGCGGTTCATGGCCGTGGTCGGGCTGTCGTATCTGGTCGCGACCCTCATCCAGCAGGCGTTCGTGGCGCTGCCCGTGGCGATGGGGGCGGAGGGGCTGTCCAGCACGGACTACGGCATCGCGATCGCGACCAACGGCGCGCTGATCGTGGCCGTACAGATCCCGGTGACGCGATTCCTCGAACATCGCGACCCGGCGCCGCTGCTGATGGCCTCCGCGCTGCTGACCGGAGGGGGCTTCGGGCTGACCGCCTTCGCCGGGTCGGTCGGGATGTACACGGTGGCCGTGACCGTCTGGACGCTCGGCGAGATCATCAACTCCCCCACTCAGATGGGGCTCGTGGCCCGGCTCTCCCCGACCCATGCGCGCGGCCGCTACCAGGGGATGTACAGCCTGTCGTGGTCCCTCGCCTCGCTCACCGCACCGCTGGTGGGTGGCGCGGTCATGGACCGCTTCGGGGCGGACACCCTGTGGGCGAGCAGCGCCGTGGTGGGGATCGTGGCGGCCGGGGGGTACGCGGCACTGGGGCGTGCGATGCGGAACCGGCCTGTGGGCGGGACGTCTGAGGGCGGGACGTCTGAGGGCGGGACGTCTGACGGCGGGACCTCTGAGGGCGGGACGTCTGAGGGCGACGTGGCTGCTGGGGTGGGTGCTGAGGTGGCTGCTGAGGTGGCTGCTGAGGGTGTGGTGGGTGCTGGGGGCGGCGTCCGGGCCGGGGTGGGCGAGGGTGGCGGTGGCTAG
- a CDS encoding glycoside hydrolase family 55 protein produces MGTEINRRRLLGGAMGVAAGATFLGTGTPFLTATDAAAAPRTAAGPGASGGADTSGGAGASGGARTSPLWREFRARPYTHPQIPYIGRAGFLGGRNQFPRLPVVADVRDYGARPDGSTDAAPAINRAIAAAGRRGGGTVLVPPGTYRVDDVIRLGYDNVVLRGAGSGRTTLHATRSLTELIGPYGSRYGGNKSSWSWAGGLIWICPDARWRSLTDAIRAQAWPFEGWTGNKRDEWHTLTDLAAPARRGDWTVTVEDPSALRRGDRVLFQLADDDTHSLLRHMAGDLEGAADYVWADKTKLTSYVPYEWPCRVVSVDRWRRRVTLDRPLPLDARPAWKPRFTTLVRPVTGSGVEGITLDVVETPQSQHLLDKGYNGVALQCAWDCWVDDVTVNNVDNGFLLVAAKACTLRRTRVTGRGSHHPYCCREGSHDNLVEDFVLARRTVPAPAGTSLHGINVEGLSSYNVWSRGRMEMGTFDTHRGMPFANVRTEITVDNTGAHGGDASAGPLYGARFTHWNVTVGNQRAGCVKVDDIAPYSATVGISEVRQFGQIDVPDFTGPLHSRIESYGHPEAVHPRNLYEAQRAIG; encoded by the coding sequence ATGGGCACGGAGATCAACAGAAGGCGGCTGCTCGGCGGCGCGATGGGCGTGGCGGCGGGCGCCACGTTCCTGGGGACGGGCACCCCGTTCCTGACCGCCACGGACGCGGCCGCCGCGCCGCGTACCGCCGCCGGACCGGGCGCCTCGGGCGGGGCGGACACCTCCGGCGGGGCGGGCGCCTCGGGCGGGGCGCGTACGTCCCCCCTCTGGCGTGAGTTCCGCGCCCGGCCGTACACCCATCCGCAGATCCCGTACATCGGCCGCGCCGGATTCCTCGGCGGGCGCAACCAATTCCCCCGCCTGCCCGTCGTCGCCGACGTCCGCGACTACGGCGCCCGGCCCGACGGCTCCACGGACGCCGCCCCCGCGATCAACCGCGCCATCGCCGCGGCCGGTCGGCGCGGCGGTGGCACGGTGCTGGTGCCGCCCGGGACGTACCGCGTGGACGACGTCATCCGCCTCGGCTACGACAACGTCGTGCTGCGCGGCGCGGGCAGCGGCCGCACCACCCTCCACGCGACCCGCAGCCTCACCGAGCTGATCGGCCCGTACGGCAGCCGCTACGGCGGGAACAAGTCGTCCTGGTCCTGGGCCGGCGGCCTCATCTGGATCTGCCCGGACGCCCGCTGGCGCTCCCTGACCGACGCGATCCGGGCCCAGGCCTGGCCGTTCGAGGGCTGGACGGGCAACAAGCGCGACGAGTGGCACACCCTTACCGATCTCGCCGCCCCGGCCCGCCGCGGCGACTGGACGGTGACCGTCGAGGACCCGTCCGCCCTGCGCCGCGGCGACCGCGTGCTGTTCCAGCTCGCCGACGACGACACCCACTCCCTCCTGCGTCATATGGCCGGTGATCTCGAGGGCGCCGCCGACTACGTCTGGGCCGACAAGACCAAGCTCACCTCGTACGTCCCTTACGAATGGCCGTGCCGCGTCGTCTCCGTCGACCGGTGGCGCCGCCGGGTGACCCTCGACCGTCCGCTGCCGCTGGATGCCCGGCCCGCCTGGAAGCCCCGGTTCACCACGCTCGTACGCCCGGTCACCGGCTCCGGGGTCGAGGGCATCACCCTCGACGTCGTCGAGACCCCGCAGTCGCAGCATCTGCTGGACAAGGGGTACAACGGCGTCGCGCTGCAGTGCGCGTGGGACTGCTGGGTGGACGACGTGACCGTCAACAACGTCGACAACGGCTTCCTGCTGGTCGCCGCCAAGGCGTGCACCCTGCGCCGCACCCGGGTGACGGGGCGCGGCAGCCATCATCCTTACTGCTGCCGCGAGGGCTCGCACGACAACCTCGTGGAGGACTTCGTCCTGGCCCGGCGCACCGTCCCGGCCCCGGCGGGGACGTCACTGCACGGCATCAACGTGGAGGGGCTGTCCAGCTACAACGTCTGGTCGCGCGGCCGGATGGAGATGGGCACCTTCGACACCCACCGCGGGATGCCCTTCGCCAACGTCCGTACGGAGATCACCGTGGACAACACGGGGGCGCACGGCGGCGACGCGAGCGCGGGCCCGCTCTACGGTGCGCGGTTCACCCACTGGAACGTCACGGTCGGCAATCAGCGGGCCGGGTGTGTCAAGGTCGACGACATCGCGCCGTACAGCGCGACGGTCGGGATCAGCGAGGTCCGGCAGTTCGGCCAGATCGACGTCCCGGACTTCACCGGTCCGCTTCACTCCCGTATCGAGTCCTATGGCCACCCTGAGGCCGTCCACCCCCGCAATCTGTACGAGGCGCAGCGCGCGATCGGCTGA
- a CDS encoding RNA polymerase sigma factor, translating to MSDTVEETARGGEFEEEFDAFYARTYPWLAARAVMLSGNRQNAEDAVQEAYIEAMRRWPEVRAYASPEAWVTTTMRRKLSKDGRRWWFRWKPVEMAGTTVPAATTATVEETAEALAALRALGTLPPRQRQVVVMHSLEGMSYRAISAELGISVGSVGSNLNKARARLSLMLDVSPELGRPTERLLTRTPEDPLTAALYGAAEWLSDGFRGDARDGFRLDARKGFRPDARRGARDGTRNGVHDGTRNGVHDGTRNGGAHDGTRERR from the coding sequence GTGAGTGACACCGTCGAGGAGACCGCGCGTGGCGGCGAGTTCGAGGAGGAGTTCGACGCCTTCTACGCCCGCACCTACCCCTGGCTGGCCGCCCGCGCGGTGATGCTCAGCGGCAATCGGCAGAACGCCGAGGACGCCGTGCAGGAGGCGTACATCGAGGCGATGCGCCGCTGGCCCGAGGTCAGGGCGTACGCCTCGCCCGAGGCATGGGTGACCACCACCATGCGGCGCAAGCTCTCGAAGGACGGGCGGCGGTGGTGGTTCCGCTGGAAGCCGGTCGAGATGGCCGGGACGACCGTCCCGGCCGCCACGACCGCCACCGTGGAGGAGACCGCCGAGGCACTGGCCGCGCTGCGCGCCCTCGGCACGCTGCCGCCGCGCCAGCGCCAGGTGGTCGTCATGCATTCGCTCGAGGGCATGAGCTATCGGGCGATCTCCGCCGAGCTGGGGATCTCGGTCGGCAGCGTCGGCAGCAACCTCAACAAGGCCCGCGCCCGGCTGAGCCTGATGCTGGACGTCTCCCCGGAGCTCGGCCGCCCGACCGAGCGCCTGCTGACCCGCACGCCGGAGGACCCGCTGACGGCGGCGCTGTACGGGGCCGCGGAGTGGCTGTCGGACGGCTTCCGGGGCGACGCGCGGGATGGCTTCCGGCTCGACGCGCGGAAGGGCTTCCGGCCTGACGCCCGGCGCGGCGCCCGTGACGGCACCCGCAACGGCGTCCACGACGGCACCCGCAACGGCGTCCACGACGGCACCCGCAACGGCGGCGCCCACGACGGCACCCGGGAGCGCCGATGA